From a single Pseudorasbora parva isolate DD20220531a chromosome 17, ASM2467924v1, whole genome shotgun sequence genomic region:
- the sfr1 gene encoding swi5-dependent recombination DNA repair protein 1 homolog — protein MTKDKWNFLHQFQNIRVPDHSTDERKVLSDFMMETTPIKLTPVNETTPTTAQCTSSATKSMSASLREKLKRTRHSFRSPLSVVKRLQIEDDNQTQTARQEDTKHGVVDERKIDTDVNQNDMREQRDCSHDRTPEAVQKDRIQQCNELRKAVKERSETLRRLKMVKMYRQKNDLIQLQRLVDKWRSCAQSVLFELQSELPTEGKQTSLSQLIDNFGLDDNILHFDRTEEDFTNT, from the exons ATGACAAAGGATAAATGGAACTTCTTGCACCAATTTCAAAACATTAGAGTGCCCGATCACTCTACAGACGAAAGAAAGGTTCTGAG CGATTTCATGATGGAGACAACTCCGATAAAACTTACACCAGTTAATGAAACGACACCGACTACAGCCCAGTGCACTTCAAGTGCAACAAAG TCAATGAGTGCCTCACTCAGGGAGAAGTTAAAAAGAACACGACACTCATTCAGATCCCCCCTCAGTGTGGTTAAACGCCTTCAAATTGAAGATGACAATCAAACACAGACTGCACGACAGGAAGACACGAAGCACGGCGTGGTTGACGAGAGAAAGATTGATACTGATGTCAATCAAAATGATATGAGGGAGCAAAGAGACTGTTCACATGATCGCACACCTGAGGCTGTACAAAAAGACAGGATTCAGCAATGTAACGAGTTAAGAAAAGCAGTGAAGGAGAGATCAGAAACCTTGAGAAGATTAAAGATGGTCAAGATGTATAGACAAAAG AATGACCTGATCCAGCTGCAGAGGCTTGTAGACAAATGGAGATCCTGTGCTCAATCTGTTCTGTTTGAATTACAGAGTGAATTACCCACAGAGGGGAAACAAACTAGCCTGTCTCAGCTTATAGACAACTTTGGGTTAGATGACAACATACTGCACTTTGATAGGACAGAGGAAGACTTCACAAACACTTGA
- the col17a1b gene encoding collagen alpha-1(XVII) chain → MDDLRQQRNYSGGSLGDRGITETTISTTRITALPPRGFSASGSKGMSSTFGSPSLEKNILTQNNSSSFFSSSSAGVSAGGLGSGSREYLVEESVSKSKKGGGASGVFESFSGSGSGSGSGSGSGSGSRVRSSSTDGMRRTQDSHLFLERKSKTSHSRRYDGSSSDNSSPEITRKDYGSSRGRSQSRETEIRTRLQSASPSTRWTELDDVKKLLKGSRSASVSPTRSPSSSPLPIPRKATTLDTKISTKQVEQYDTTILDADLASYTWNTSTLPSTVSDTGAAYGFHSNTNNMSTGASLVSSTSPSSLSVYGFHNNLAPASGVLTSSGVNSLPGYGVQKNYSTSPSSTLAVSTGASTAGYGVQKNYSSSPSSTPAVSTGVSTAGYGVQKNYSSSPNSTPAVSTGVSTAGTGTRTLNENMSKRYLTLEKENIPLRRETDEFILTKDSGKQFTNSAPNGTAGSYSDVSVKKETMMTSYSESAPVKSSSGMHYGSTSVSTKDKATYAEIHKAKLKDEDDCKCGGGLCGCGSNCCSWWKWLLGFLLSLLLLLGLLFGLIALSEEVKKLKSRVNALEGISSSMNAHTSRLSAPIDDIDRYKDVGSKAAYVNSLDSAVYSDNSVLQRNVQQILKAELHSEAMKAFLASSVKAERGLPGPKGDNGTPGTRGDNGFPGLPGPPGMPGHPGREGQKGDKGSAGEHGAEGPPGFRGRDGQPGPRGEPGPPGGGEKGERGIPGSPGQVGPPGPKGASGLHGEQGPQGFRGEPGPAGSKGDRGLPGPPGSKGDHGDRGDNGLPGIPGAPGRQGPAGEKGAKGAAGPQGADGEKGQRGEPGSIGLPGIRGPPGPSGDSGQPGTPGIQGPPGLPGNPGQPGAKGETGEAGRMINAAGSSSVAIPGPPGSPGPPGPPGPSGLSGPVGPAGHPGQPGLKGDKGDQGEPGIVVNTGETLVSSRAGRQYGAANVAVTGPPGPPGPPGPPGRPGDTRAGPPGPPGEPGSPGYGRPGAKGDKGDPGNFVPNSGTFFAGPPGPPGPTGPKGATGAQGPRGYQGEPGQPGLPGSSGRVISEYGVAQGPPGPPGPPGPPGREGRKGDPGVPGLSASQGESRVSGAVAVGPQGRPGPPGPPGPPGAPGHSSGSHSASDYRRYIMEYMQSDSMRQHLSSFQGLPGPPGPPGASMSVEDVASRVIAYIQRSGISGSSISQGAQGPPGLPGPPGPPGSITADYIISLLQRDDVRRYVVGPPGPPGSPGVSASTFNAQEVANYAVRIMNEQGMTSRPGPPGPPGPPGQAGATYSEITALIQRAGLGGSVGRPGPPGPQGIQGPPGPPGASGGSSSVISGYKLEDIQLYLQKSGFRGPPGLPGPPGPQGPPGDTRGLVSYTGTSSREQIRAELQDYLNSDAMRRYVNGPAGPPGPPGQKGERGDPGQSYQSARSQYRYGSEISEPVDYSNVAIKVTDYIKNQGLLQDLTEGYWRTQAGRIQGPAGPPGPPGPPGFSRVIGAYGNVTADLMDFFRTHGTIPGPPGRPGHKGDRGYPGPKGDKGETGSSGIHGLPGQRGPEGPRGEKGEKGDIQTGRWRRTTGV, encoded by the exons ATGGATGATTTAAGGCAGCAAAGAAACTATTCTGGAGGAAGTTTAGGAGACAGAG GCATCACTGAAACAACAATCTCTACTACCAGAATTACAGCTTTACCTCCAC GAGGCTTCAGTGCATCTGGCAGCAAGGGCATGTCAAGCACCTTCGGGTCTCCTAGCttggagaaaaacattttaacTCAAAACAACAGCAGTTCTTTTTTCTCATCAT CATCTGCAGGTGTGAGTGCAGGTGGGTTAGGCTCTGGATCAAGGGAATATCTCGTAGAGGAGTCTGTGAGTAAGAGCAAGAAGGGAGGAGGTGCTTCTGGAGTTTTTGAGAGCTTCTCTGGATCAGGATCAGGTTCAGGATCAGGATCAGGATCAGGATCAGGGTCGAGGGTGAGATCCAGCTCCACCGATGGCATGAGAAGAACACAAGACTCCCATTTGTTTCTGGAGAGGAAAAGCAAAACAAGTCATTCACGTCGTTATGATG GAAGCTCAAGTGACAACTCATCCCCAGAGATCACAAGAAAAGACTATG GTTCAAGTAGAGGAAGGAGTCAAAGCAGGG AGACAGAAATCAGGACAAGACTGCAAAGTGCATCTCCCTCAACTAGAT GGACCGAGCTGGATGATGTGAAGAAGCTGTTGAAGGGATCACGCTCCGCCAGCGTCAGCCCCACACGATCTCCATCGTCCTCCCCTCTGCCTATACCTCGCAAGGCCACCACCTTAGATACCAAAATCTCTACCAAGCAAG TGGAGCAATATGACACCACTATTCTTGACGCTGACCTTGCCTCGTACACATGGAACACCTCCACGCTGCCCTCTACTGTCTCTGACACCGGTGCTGCTTACGGCTTCCACAGCAACACCAACAACATGTCAACGGGAGCTTCACTTGTCAGCAGCACATCACCATCCTCCTTATCAG TGTATGGCTTCCACAACAATTTAGCTCCTGCTAGTGGAGTTCTAACTTCGAGTGGAGTTAACTCACTTCCAG gaTATGGAGTGCAGAAGAATTATTCGACAAGTCCCAGCAGCACTCTTGCCGTTAGCACAGGCGCCTCCACTGCAG gaTATGGAGTGCAGAAGAATTATTCCTCAAGTCCCAGCAGCACTCCTGCTGTTAGCACAGGAGTCTCCACTGCAG gATATGGAGTGCAGAAGAATTATTCCTCAAGTCCCAACAGCACTCCTGCTGTTAGCACAGGCGTCTCCACTGCAG GAACAGGTACAAGAACCCTTAATGAGAATATGTCAAAGAGATATCTGACGCTGGAGAAGGAGAACATTCCACTGAGGAGAGAAACCGATGAATTTATTCTGACCAAAGACAGTGGCAAGCAGTTTACCAACAGCGCCCCCAACGGGACAGCTG GGTCATATTCAGATGTTTCAGTGAAGAAGGAAACTATGATGACCAGCTACTCTGAAAGTGCTCCTGTGAAGTCTAGTTCTGGCATGCATT ATGGGTCTACATCAGTGTCAACAAAAGATAAAGCTACGTATGCTG AGATTCATAAGGCTAAGCTTAAGGATGAGGATGACtgtaagtgtggagggggtctttGTGGATGTGGGTCAAACTGCTGCTCCTGGTGGAAGTGGCTGCTGGGTTTTTTGCTCAGCCTCCTGCTGCTCCTCGGCCTTCTGTTTGGACTCATTGCTCTAT CTGAGGAGGTAAAGAAACTGAAGTCTCGTGTCAACGCTCTTGAGGGAATATCTTCCTCCATGAATGCCCACACAAGTCGCCTGTCTGCTCCTATTGATGACATTGACAGATATAAAGACGTTGGAAGTAAAGCAGCATATGTTAATTCACTGGATTCTGCAGTTTATTCAGACAATTCTGTACTACAGAGAAATGTACAGCAAATATTGAAAGCAGAGCTGCATTCTGAAGCGATGAAAG CGTTCCTTGCTTCTTCAGTTAAAGCTGAAAGAGGACTTCCAGGGCCTAAAG GTGACAATGGAACTCCAGGGACTAGGG GAGACAATGGTTTTCCAGGGCTGCCAG GTCCTCCAGGAATGCCAGGACATCCAGGAAGGGAGGGACAAAAAGGGGATAAAGGAAGTGCAG GTGAACATGGTGCAGAAGGACCACCAGGATTCAGGGGAAGAGATGGTCAACCTGGACCCCGTGGAGAGCCAGGACCCCCTGGAGGCGGAGAGAAGGGTGAAAGGG GTATTCCTGGCTCTCCTGGTCAAGTTGGTCCACCTGGGCCTAAAG GTGCTAGTGGTTTACATG GTGAACAAGGCCCTCAAGGCTTCAGAGGTGAACCTGGCCCTGCCGGGTCTAAGG GTGATAGAGGACTTCCTGGTCCACCTGGAAGTAAAG GTGATCATGGGGATAGAGGAGACAATGGATTACCag GTATTCCTGGGGCTCCAGGACGACAGGGACCAGCTGGTGAGAAAGGAGCTAAAGGAGCAGCAG GGCCTCAAGGAGCTGATGGAGAAAAGGGACAAAGAG GTGAGCCAGGCTCAATTGGCTTGCCAGGAATCAGAGGACCACCTGGGCCATCCGGTGATTCTGGGCAACCAG GAACTCCAGGGATTCAAGGACCTCCAG GTCTACCTGGCAATCCTGGTCAGCCTGGAGCTAAAG GTGAGACTGGCGAGGCTGGAAGAATGATCAATGCAG CAGGTTCTAGCTCAGTGGCAATCCCAGGACCGCCTGGAAGCCCTGGTCCTCCTGGCCCACCTGGACCTTCAGGACTGTCAG GTCCCGTTGGCCCTGCTGGACATCCTGGTCAGCCTG GTCTTAAAGGTGATAAGGGAGATCAAGGAGAACCGGGTATTGTTGTGAACACTGGTGAGACTTTGGTTTCATCTCGTGCCGGAA GACAGTATGGAGCTGCAAATGTTGCTGTTACAGGACCACCTGGTCCTCCTGGTCCCCCAGGGCCTCCTGGACGTCCAG GAGATACCAGAGCAGGTCCACCGGGACCACCAGGCGAACCAGGCTCACCAG GATATGGCAGACCTGGGGCTAAAGGAGACAAGGGAGATCCAGGAAACTTTGTGCCCAATTCAG GAACGTTTTTCGCAGGACCACCTGGGCCACCAGGACCCACAGGGCCAAAAGGAGCGACAG GAGCCCAAGGTCCAAGAGGATATCAAG GAGAACCAGGTCAGCCAGGCCTTCCAGGAAGTTCTGGTAGAGTTA TCTCTGAGTACGGTGTCGCTCAAGGGCCACCTGGTCCTCCAGGGCCTCCCGGACCGCCTGGACGAGAGGGCCGTAAAG GGGATCCCGGAGTACCAGGTTTATCAGCATCCCAAGGAGAGTCAAGAG TATCAGGAGCGGTTGCAGTCGGACCTCAGGGGCGACCTGGTCCTCCAGGACCTCCAGGTCCACCCGGTGCTCCAGGTCATTCCAGTGGTTCCCATTCTGCCTCAGACTATCGGCGTTACATCATGGAGTATATGCAAA GTGACAGCATGAGGCAGCATTTGTCTAGCTTTCAGGGGCTACCAGGTCCACCAGGCCCACCTGGGGCTTCAATGTCTGTAGAGGACGTGGCATCTCGGGTCATCGCTTACATTCAGC GCTCTGGAATCAGTGGTAGCAGTATTAGCCAAGGGGCTCAAGGGCCTCCAGGTCTTCCTGGCCCTCCTGGCCCACCTGGAAGTATAACTGCTGACTACATCATTTCCCTTTTACAGA GAGATGATGTGCGACGCTATGTGGTTGGACCTCCAGGACCACCGGGTTCACCTGGGGTTAGTGCTAGTACCTTTAACGCGCAGGAAGTGGCAAACTACGCCGTCAGAATAATGAATG AGCAGGGGATGACAAGCAGACCTGGACCACCAGGCCCTCCTGGCCCACCTGGCCAGGCAGGTGCTACCTACAGCGAAATAACAGCTCTGATTCAGA GGGCAGGGCTCGGGGGAAGCGTTGGACGTCCAGGGCCTCCTGGACCTCAAGGGATACAGGGACCCCCTGGTCCGCCTGGTGCTTCAGGAGGCAGCTCCTCTGTAATCTCAGGTTACAAACTGGAGGACATCCAGCTCTACCTGCAGA AGTCTGGTTTTAGGGGACCTCCTGGCCTACCTGGTCCACCAGGACCCCAGGGTCCTCCAGGTGACACTAGGGGCCTTGTATCATATACAGGAACTTCTTCACGAGAACAGATCCGTGCTGAGCTGCAGGACTACTTGAACA GTGACGCTATGAGGCGCTATGTTAATGGTCCTGCTGGGCCTCCCGGACCCCCTGGCCAGAAGGGTGAACGTGGTGACCCCGGACAAAGTTATCAGAGTGCCAGAAGCCAGTACCGCTATGGCAGTGAGATCAGTGAACCAGTGGACTACTCCAACGTTGCAATAAAAGTGACTGATTACATTAAAA ATCAAGGTCTTCTGCAGGACTTGACAGAGGGATACTGGAGAACACAAGCAGGAAGGATCCAAGGACCCGCTGGGCCTCCTGGTCCTCCTGGCCCACCCGGGTTCAGCCGTGTGATTGGTGCCTATGGGAACGTGACTGCGGACCTCATGGACTTCTTTAGAA CACATGGGACTATCCCAGGGCCTCCTGGCAGGCCAGGACACAAAGGGGACAGAGGATACCCAGGACCTAAAGGAGACAAAG GAGAAACAGGAAGCTCAGGGATACATGGCCTCCCGGGACAAAGAGGACCAGAGGGACCAAGGGGAGAAAAGGGTGAAAAAG